The genomic interval TCAAAGGAGTTGGGAGTTCCGACAGAGGCGATCACCCTAGGTTTGAAGAAGTCAGCATCGATGCCCAACCTCTTACCGATGGTGCTTTGGCAGTATGGGTTTGTGACCATCCATCAGCTCAACCAGATTTTTGATTGGCTGGAGACGAGCGCTGGCTAGAACGACATCCATTTTTCACCTCTGTTTTCACTGACGATAGTTTGCCAATGCCTTGATGCCAGGTGCCTTGAGGCATTACTGGAAGGCACAGCCTTCTTTGGGCGCATCCCCTTGGTAAGGCAAGCTGAAGGGGGCGATTTGCCTGGGCAAGAGTGACAACTGTAAGCCATCATCGGCTTGCGGAGTTGTCCATAAAATTCGGCTTTAAGCCGCTTCTGAGTGGCGCGAAAACGAGCGTCAAACCGGAGATGACACACAGTACAGAGCGCTTTGAGGTTGCTGCGATCTTGATTGCTAGGCTGCTGATCGAGATGGGCGACGGTCAGCAGGTAGCGTCTGGGAGCCTCGGCAAAGTCGGCTGGGGGAGAGGGATGAGACTGTCGCCAAACTTGAATGCGCTTCAGGCAATCGGTCAGTGGCTCACGCGGCTGTCGGCAGGGTCGCTGTCAGCGCTCACAACACCAGTTAGCGTCCTGTTTGACCTGGGCCGCGATGGCTCCCCAATTTTCGGGATACCGTTCTCGAATGATTGGCATCGCATTAGCTCCATCACCGCAGGCGTTTTAAGATACCGACTCAGCTTGTAGCATCTCACAGGATATCGTATGGGAACCATGCTGAGCCGTGAGGCTGTCAAGGAGCACGTTCTCAATTCAACCGTATTCGCCCCAAGAACGTTTGACTTGATTCGAGTGTGGTGAGGCGGCCAACGGCCTCTGTGGCAATTTCATAGCAGCCTAATTTAATGAAATGACGGGGACAGCCTCCGTGACAAGGATCACATTTGACCCAAAGTTCATGGGACTGGAGGGTTAATCCACGATTTGATGAACTTGCTGAAAACAGGGTTTCTTGAATCTTGTTTTCAGAGGAAGCTAGGGATGTCGAGCAACATCGGCAACTATACAGAATGTTTTATGCCAAACCGCCCCTGGTGCCCAGCGCATCGGGGGCTATTGATTGCGCTGGGCTTGCTGTCCCGTTTCTACCGAAAAGATGAACGATTTAGGCGAGCTCACCCAGCAACAAGCCAGTTATGCGGACCTGGTTGCTTGGATGCAAAAACGAGAGTCCTTCAGTTATCTACAAGCCTGTCTCAAAATCAATGAGGCGTTGCAACGCTATCGATCGCAGCATTCAATCTAGTATGTGGGTTTAGTTATCAAATGAGCTGGAGTGGTTGCTGCGCCGGGCAAATTGTCAGAGGCCCTAGTGATCTGCTCAGAGCTTTTCAGACTGTCTGAGGTGGCTAGCGCTGTTCAGACAATAAGCCCCCGATCCAAGCGATCAGAGGCAGCGTGGCAGGAGAGAAAAGTGCATGGCTCAGCGTACCTGTTAAAGCAAAGTAAGACTGTTAGCAGCTAGCCAAATGTTCATTGACACAGTCGTTGGCGCAGCCACTTCTAAGAAACTTCTTTCGAAGCGGTCATAGGGGTCAGCTGAAAGCCCAGTTGACTCGCCCGCTTCTCCAAGTTCTTCAGGACTCGCTGTTGATACTGCTGCTCATAGTAGTCCACTCCTGGGTCTTCATAGCGCTCCCCGGTGACCCATAAGCGGTAAAAGATCCGCGCTAGTTTGTGGGCCGTAGCAGTAATGGCCTTGGGCGGTCCAAGACGAGAACGGATACGTCGATAAAATGCTCCGAGGGCAGTATGGCTATTGGCCAGCGAATGGGCCGCGATGCGGAAGGCGGTCGCTGCTCGGTTGCTCACTTTACGGGTTTTCGAACTCAGAATTTTACCGCCGCTAATGCGACTGCCAGGGCACAGCCCGAGCCAGGAGACAAAATGCTTCACCGAGGGAAATCGGGTCGGGTCAAGGCCAATTTCTGACAGGATCGTCTGCACGCTAAGGGCTTCAAGACCATCAATCTGAGTAAAGTCAACTCCACTGATGCGATAGAGATGTGCCCGTAAGTCGAAGGCAGGGGCATTGCGGCTCGGCTTACGTCCCTTGGGTCGAGGCGACAACGGTTCATCCGATTCAGGCTGACTTTCAAATTGAGACAGACACTGCTCAATCTGCTGGTCACATCGCTGAATCTGCTCTCGGTAAATGTCATACAGCTGCACTTCTTGCTGCAGGACAAACAGATGTTCAGCACGATAATCGCCCTGTAACGCCGCTGCAATCTCAGCGACACTGCGTTTGGCTCCGGGGGTCTTTTAAGGCCGCCAAACGTTCAGGGTCTCGTTCTCCCGACAAAATTGTACGGATAATCCGCATCCCGGTGACCCCGGTGATGTCACTCACCACGCGGTTCAGTTGCAGATTCATCTCGACCAATGCCTTCTGCATCCGCTGAATATGGACACTGGCACTTTGAGTCAGGCGTTCTCGCTGTCGCACATAGCTCCGGAGCACGCAGATTTGGTCCTCGGGTCGAAATGACCCAGACAGTAAGCCATAGCTATGCAGCTGTTGTAACCACTGGCAATCCAAGACATCGCTTTTACGGCCTGGGACCGTTTTGACGTAGTGAGCGTTGACGAGACGAACCTCAAAGCCCTGTGTTTCGAGAATTTGGAATACTGGAATCCAGTAGACCCCGGTCGATTCCATCGCCACTGTCGTGACCGCGCACTCTTTGAGCCAAGCCGCCATGGCATACAAATCAGCTGTAAAGCAACTGAACTTACGCACTGATGGGGAAGCTGTCCCCGCTCCTACACTGACCCAATGGGCGTCACTGCCGATATCGATGCCTGCTGCATGAGGATGAATTTGGTGAATTGTCTGGCTATCAAGTGAATCGGCCATCAGAACCTCTCAACGCGATGAAGGTGCTCTGACCTGGGACGGTTACAAAAGACTCTTCTAAACGGGATAAGACCAGAGGTCCTTCGCCACTGCTATCACCATGGCTCCCAGAACTATGCTCCGGATCAGGCACTCAGGCACCAGTGGGGCTGCAGTCTTAACTGTCAGAACACAGCAGCACCTTAGCAGGGCTGACCAGGTTTCTTCCGTCATTCACGCAGCACTTTGGGCTGAGTTAGTTGCTCTAAACGGGATAAGACCAGAGGTCCTTCGCCACTGCTATCACCATGGCTCCCAGAACTATGCTCCGGATCAGGCACTCAGGCACCAGTGGGGCTGCAGTCTTAACTGTCAGAACACAGCAGCACCTTAGCAGGGCTGACCAGGTTTCTTCCGTCATTCACGCAGCACTTTGGGCTGAGTTAGTTGCTCTAAACGGGATAAGACCAGAGGTCCTTCGCCACTGCTATCACCATGGCTCCCAGAACTATGCTCCGGATCAGGCACTCAGGCACCAGTGGGGCTGCAGTCTTAACTGTCAGAACACAGCAGCACCTTAGCAGGGCTGACCTAGGTTTCTTCCGTCATTCACGCAGCACTTTGGGCTGAGTTAGTTGCTCCACTGGAGAATCGCGGGTGCTTCAAACGATGATCAATACACCAATCTGGGAGCCATAAATGCTGATAGTCCTAGGAATCGGTAAAATTTATCCGCCAAATCCCGGCTGCTACATCCGCCAGATGCTTCTGTCGTGCCTCAATTTTCGTCTCATCCCAGGTTTCATAGCGCTCGGCGATCGCTTTCGTAATTTGAAAATCACTCGTCTCATAAACCGCTCGTTTGGCGGCATAGCCCGCATTACCCAGGTCTCGATTGCGATGAGTTTCGAGGGGAATCATATTGCCTAGACGATAAATTAGACGGTTTTGCTTGGCCTCTTCAATGTAGGCCCAGTCTTCTGAGGGGTTTTCCGGCAAGATATGCTCCAGGCTGTAGGTCGCACTTTCCAAGTCGAAGTCTTGCCCCGACCGCTGCCGCTCGATTTCAAAGAGGATGTAGCGCACAACCTTCTTGTTCCGACTACTGGTTGTGCGGAGCTCTTTTTCTGAGAAGGCCCCTTTAAACTGGCGATCGTCTGGATAGACCCGTTGCAGGGCGGCTTGGACGGCTTGGTAGCTGCCATAGGTACCATCAGAGACTTTCCAGGCGATTTCGTTGTAAAGCGTCTCCTGTTCATGGGTCGGCAAGTTGCAGATGACGTTATATCGCAGCGAGATCACCGCGATAGCCCGGAGAATGCGCGTAAATGAGGCGCGTTCAGCATCAAAGAAGCGTTGGTAACAGGCGAGCAGCATCGCTAGCGGCTGGCGCACGCCAAACATCACCAGTTGCTTCAGCGCTTGGCGCTCATCTAACGGCCACCGAGCGTCTTGGGGATCGCGCAAGGCCGAGTAAATATCGGCACAGTAGTCGAGATCCCGCACCAGGGTAAAAGCCCCTTCGCGGGTCGTAATGTGTCGGCGAATCGCCTTAAACAGGTCGGTCTTACGCACCAACCGATTGCGGCTGTTCCAAAAGACTCGCAGGAACTCTGGAAAGCTTTCACTGCCTAGCAAGCCCACAATGCGCTCCCACCGATCTTCCAGAGACTGGATTTCCGTTTCATGCGTTGCGCCAGTGCTAATCAGGGAAAACAAGTAGTTCTTCAATAGGTCGGTGGCGGAAAGGCGAACGCCTCGGGCATTGAGGGTTTCAAAGACCTTAAAGGCATTTAGCTCATCGGTAACGGTAATGACCGTGAAGAATAGTTTATCCACCAGGGAATCAATAAACGCCGCAAAATTCTGGCCACTGTCAGGGTGCATCCCCAAGCGGGCTTTGAGGCGATCTTTGAACCAAGCAAACGCTTTGCGGAGTTGGTGTTCTGAAGCATTCAGGCCTCGTTGGGGAATGCGTTCTAGGGGCACAAGATAAGTTTGATAAAAGCGATTGTTATGACGGTTGAGCTCCAGCTTAGAACGGGGGACCAGGCTCACGGGATCCACATAGCCGATGTAGCTATTTTGGAGCTGCTCTTGACGGCGACGGTTATTATCAGCCTCCAGGTCGGCAGCAACGAGATCGTCAAGGTAAGACAAACCCGCCAAAACCATAATGCTGATAGTGGTCATTCGCTGCTGCCCATCAATGATGTCAAAGCGCTTGCTATCAGATGATTGCAACACCAGATAACCCATATAGTGAGCGGGTTCACCCTCTTCTTCGAAAAGGCCAAGAATGTCTTGCCAAAGATCATCCCATTCGTCTTCACCCCAGGAATAATCTCGCTGAAAAGGGGGAACGTGATAAGTGAGGCCGTTACCAAGGAGTTGCCGGAAGGTGGAGTTTGTCGTGTTGAAGTTCATGGTCGCCATTGGCCATCTTCCTGGGCTCATTTAAGCCAGTTGCTGATAGATAAACATATCGGTAAGTCATCAGCGCTTGTAGCTTACGGTCGGCTAACTTCATGCTAGTGACTTCTCATCTGGGGCATGGATCGTACAGCAACTAGAGTAAGGCTACTATGCAGCCGCCGCTTAAAGACTTTAGACGGAAATAGAATTTTTGGACTGGAGTGGCGATCGCCCGTCAAAGCATTCACTGATATCAGCCTCTTAGAACCATTCTTTGTCGTTCGGTTTTTATCAGCCAAACGACGGGCGATCGCGGGCAATTCAGGCGATTCTCAATGCACCGATTTGGAAGCCATGAGAGATAGGGGAATTATCACAAACTATTGCTTTTGAGCTACCTTTTGAAAATCTTGAATTTCCGTTTCTTCTGATTTGTCCAACCTCAGTCTGATGGAGGATCGTTTGCCGCTTCGGGTCAACCATTCGCCTAGCTTTAACGTTGCCCGTCACCCGCCGCAAATAGCCTTCGTTGCATAACCGATTAATTCTCGGCGGTCGGCGTGCAAGGGCATTGTTATGGAGCTTTGCTAATTATCCTACATAGACGATCCAATGTGCTTCAAGACCTCACAACCCCTTGGAGATAGCTGATAACCACCTCGTGTAAGGCTTTCTGTGAGTCCAAATTCTTTGAGCTTGCGGACTCTAACTTTGAGTACCTGTGGGTCTAAATTTGCTAAGGCTGAAAGCTCCTTGGCACGCATACCTGGATGTTTCTGAATCAATCGTAAAATCATCATTGTCCAGGAACCACTCTGGCTTTTTTGGTCAAGCTGCACGAGCTGCTTCTGCACTTCGGCTAGTTCGTCATCGCTGAGATTGACTTGCTCTCTCAGCACCTCACAAGGATCGGGGCCTGCAAAGCGTAAGTCAATGCGATATACCTCACCTTCCTCATTTTTATTTAGTACCTGCAATAAAGCTGACCGCGATGAATAACCAGCTCTTTGAGCATCTTCTTCAGTGATCTCATCAATATCAATTACGGTCACAGCAGAGATCGCCAAAACACCGATTGCTGTTTTGAGTTGACCTCCGGTTTTAACGGTTGGGCGCTTCCAACGACGAAATGCTAGCGTAACGGCTCCCTCTGCTATGCGCTCCAAAACTCGATGCTTGATCAACATAGTGGCTAAAGCACTGAGTTATTTGATTCGATTGACCCAATTAGCGATGTGTTGCCCAAAGTATTCACAGCTCAAGCGATCGCCGGGATGAAGTTCTGGTTCTTTGCGCTCGAAGTCTAAGTAAGTTTGCCCCATTACCCCTAAGTACGATCCTAAGCGGTTGGTCTCGTCCGTTTGCCCCCTGACCGAACAGTCAATCTCTCCAGGGTTCACCCAGACCATGCCATGTTGAGCCGCTAAAATACTGAAATAAATAAGTGTGTTGAGCTTATCGCCACTGAGTGCCGCCCCGTGAGTAAATCCACCTGCAAGCTTGTCTTTCCAGGATTGCTGAAACCATAGTTCACTGCTGTAGTCAGCAAAGGCTTTGAACTGGGCAGCCGCTCCCCCCATGTACGTTGGCGACCCAAATATAATCGCCTTTGCGCTTTGCAAGCTCTCCATAAATCTTTCATCAAACCAGCGCCCTTCTTTGATTTGAGTGCCTTCAATCCGGAGTAAATTGGCACGAGTATCAGCGTAACGATGAACCCCGACGGCGATCGCCTTCGCCATCAAATGAGTATGTCCTGTACCCGAAAAATAGACAATTGTAATGCTGCCCATGATTACACCAACGAATTGATCGGCATCAAAAAACACGGTTCATTATGGCGCAGTGCAGGCACTGAAAGATTGTAAAAAAATGACCTTACTTTGACAACTCTAGATGAAAAGGTAGAAAGCCACGCTTTGCCACATACCCAGTAGGCGTACAATTCGCAAAAGTCCGAAAATCATGGATGAGGTGAGTCTGGTCGAAGTAGCCACAAGTAAAAGCGATATCTACCCAGTTGATCTGTTTTTTGCCTTCAATGAGACGAAGAACTTGCTGGAATCGCCGAACTCGGCAATAAAGCTTGGGTGTTAATCCGACGCGATCGCGAAATAACTTGTTGAAGTGGCGATTACTCAATCCAACTTGATTGATCACTGTACTCACTGGAGAAGCTGGAGACCGTTCAAATTCACGCAAAGCGAAATCAATCGCCTGATGACGATCAGGCGGCTGCATTACTCTGAACAGAAACTGCTCCAACGTCTGAAAACGCTCTTCTATCTTTGGCTTAGACTGTAGGCGCTCGCGGAGTTCCTTAGCACTCTCCTTCCATAATTCTTCTAGTGAAATGATTTGGTTGTGCAATTCCCCCGCAGGAATTGAAAAGAAAGCGGTACTTCCTCCTGGTTTAAAATGCACACCGAGTACAGAACAGCTTTGATTTTTAGTAATGATAAAACCTTGAGAGTGAGCACCACAGATTCTTACACTCTTGGTACTACCACACTGAATCTGACTGTAAAGTTCAAAGAGGGGAATGTTGTCTTCGTTAAGGTCAATCACCAACTCCATTGAGCCAATTGGTAATATGCATGACTGCAACTTAGACAGGCTATCTTCTTTCCAAAACCATAGAAATTTAATGAATTGAGATAGAGGCGGTCGAGGTTGGTAAGTATGGTAAATCATATGGGTTTGTCGATTCGTCAATCTCGACAGATGATCTTCAGGCTGTTCACTACCTACAACTTGCGCTGCATAACGCTGCCCATCACCTGCCGTAGAGAGCTTATGCATTACAATCGATCAACTTTCGGTGGTCAGTGTGCATGGGCGTTGTTAGGGCGCGATCACAATGGGTTGCCTTACGTCGGATCATTGTGCGCCAGAATCAGCTAAGAGCGGCTGTCAGATCTAATCGCTCAATTCCACACTGACAATGGCGACAAGCCAACTGAACGTGATAAAGACTTCAAAGGTTGGATCTCTGCACTTCCATTATCCACAGGCTCAATCAGTTTTGAGTGCCCAATCGAAGGCTTTCTCAACGGTATGATGGGCATCTTCGGTAATGCACATGCCGTGTGCAATTACTACGCGATCGAAGTCCCAACGAAGGAGTGCCTCCACGCTGGCTCGGGCCGCATCGAGATCACCAAAGGTACTCCGCAGATCCTTCGCGGTTCCGCCCGACGAGCCGAGGACACCTACAGTGCGTTTAACGAAACGCCAGAACCACGATTCTTCTGCCGGATCATGGCGCTGAATGAGATCGGTGAGAATTAATGTTCCTGAACGTCTATGGTAGAAAATAACCTCGTCAAAAAAGCTGCTGCCACCAAAGCATAACGTATCGATCTCACTGCCCCATGCCTGCGAAGCATCGTCTATTCCGATGACGTGGCCGATGGGAATACTCGGGTGCCGCTCCTGGAAGCGCGGAGAAACCCACACGTCGGCTGATGGGTATTGTGCCTTCCACGGCCTAACTCCAAGGCTGTGAATTTTGTTTGGTGCAACGATGAACTTCACGTTGCCGAGCGCTTCGACTGCTTTCTGTACCTCCGAGGTAGGCTCGAGCGGTGAATGAACCCAGAGATTTCCGGGTTCGAGTTCGATGATGGTCATGCGCGTCGCAAATGGGATCGTCATCATCCGCACACGAGGCCCATTGCAAATCCAGATCCGGTCGCCGAACGGTTGTAGTAAGCTCATGCTGCACCTCGTGAGTCGTGCTCGAACGCAAGCAAGATCCGGAACTCGATGCTTGTTCGTCGCCCTGCCAGTTCTTGGGGAGCGTTGGGAGCCGTGAAAGCGGCATGGGGGCACGACCAGTGATGTTCGCCCGGTAATGCGTCGAAGGTTTTGAATAACAATGATTCGGAGGGGCGTAGGAACGGAAACCAGTACCAACGGTGGTCTTCGTTCGGTCGATAGTAGCCGATCTCACCGTCTCGGTCAGCATAGTGAACCGTAACGGGGATGAAGTCCTCGTTACGAACGGAGGTGATGTCTATGAAGCCAAGCGGCGTGGAATGCACAACTCCAGCCACCGATTGCCAGAGATTCGCCATGACGATGCGGGAGTCTGCCCATCGTTCAGCCTCGCCACGTGAGAGCAATTCCCAGAGCCTGCGAACCCCTGCCCCGCGCCCGTAATCCGCGTGGGTGATTCGAATTGGGGGACGTCGCCCCGGAGTGTGTTCCGTGTGCCGCACCGTATGATCGAATACCCAAGCGAAGGAGGCTCCGAGGCGTTCCTTGAGTGCTAATTCGATCGCGCCATAAGTCATTCTTGCTTCGCTGTCGCTAGGCGGTTGGGTGAAGACCGTTGGTGCGGCGATGATCTCGAAACCTTCGCGCTCGAAGCTGGGGGCAGGCTTCTGATGGCGACCATTGCGTAGGGTGACCCGGCGCATCACCGTCGCGGAAACGTCGAGGTAGGCATCGGTTTCGCGGGGAACGTCCTCGGCGGCGTAGGCGACCTCTGCCTCGCATTCCGAAGGCGTGCGTTGTTGAAGAGCGTCATGCGCAAGTGCAGCCAGCGACGTGCTGGATAGGAGTCCCTCGGTTGTACCATCGGCGTCAGTTTGCTCGGCCAGCCAGCGATCCACGTGAACGAGTGCTCCGACAACAGCTTCGGCAAGAATCGGTACGGGTAAGTCTGTCCTTACAGCCCCGAGCTGACGCCCATTCCGCAACCAGTTACCAATCGCAGCTCGCGCACGATCAAGCAGACGTAGCAGCGATGCCGAATCCCCGCCACGGCGATAGAGATCCCGTACGAGCGCAGCAGCTTGTGGGTCGCGACTGAACTCGAACGCGAAGTTCAGTCCCGCTTCGAGCGAGTTCCAAAACGCCTCTGCCGAACTCGCCTGTGGGGCAGATTCGAGGGGGGCGAGGAGAGGCTGGAGGGTTCGATCCAGCACTCGAGCGTAGAGCTCCTCCTTGTTGTCGAAATAGTAGAAGATTTTGGCTTTGCTGACGCCTGCTGCCGAGGCGATGCCCTGGGCCGATGTCGCCTCGAAGCCTTTCGCTGCGAACTCAGCGGTGGCGGCTGCCAGCAAAACGTCCCGTTGTTGTTCGGACGAGGGCACCGCTTGCCTTCTCTGACTCATATTTTGTTTTCCCTAGCTCATCTTTTCAACCCAATCTAACATCAATCTGACCAACGGTTTGACCGATGGTCAGACTATTGGTCAATCTTTTGCTTAATATTGCCAACGGCTTTAACCCTAAAGCCTTTCGGAGTCAGTCAGCTAAGGCGTCATCGCGCTTGAGGGTATCTGCGACGATGGAATATCCAGCGCAAGCATCGGGGCATTGCCAAGCGACAGCAATAAGTTGACGAGTTGGTAGCTGACCTTGCTAATGTGGCGCTGGCCGATCTGGAGATGAATGATGGACAATGCTTGTCACGCTGCGCGTTGTTAGCTCACCTAGAAGGGGGCTGATGTGTGTTCAAGGTGGGCGAGACAAGAAGGAAGCAATTTGGATGTGTCGCCAGAAATGTCAATTTTGGGTCGAAAGTGGACAGTTGAAGTACTGCGTCTTAGTGCGGTCTAACTATTGTTTAGCCTGCTTTGCTGTCCTCTACTCTGCATAACATCGCTTACCAGGGTGATTAGCCTAACTTGGAGTTGAATATCACCTCTGCTGAGGGTGTTATACGGATCCTGATCAGGCCAATTCACTAAATTGGAGTTGTTATGCAGATCCAAGTCTTGATAACACCCCCAAATAGGGTGATTCGCCTGATCTTGCTCTGCATAATACGCCTGCTGCCGATTGTTATGCAGATAGCTTCAACAAATATTCAAGGCTTCCATTATCAGTGTGGATTGTGGTTAGTTACCCCGAACCGAAGCCACTCCGATTCCTTCATACAGAGGATAACTTCACCCTAGGGAGTGGACAGATCGCACCTATGCCGAAGCCACTGTCATCTTAGGTTTGTTCATTTTGATAGAAGCGCACCATGGGTGTAGCGCTCAGCCATCCTTTGAAAACACCCTACAGGCATCCCTAAAGTTGTTGACGAGGAATTTATCCGAGTCCCACACTTCTTTCCAGACTGCTTTTGTTGGGTCGTTACAAGAGGTGTTATCACCTCAGTCTGCGTCACCGATTCCAGAAAACTGAGTTGCCGTCGCTGGCTAGACATGGGCAAGCCCCTCCACTTGCAGGTAATACAGGTAGGTCGTCAGTTCGTGGGCCTGTAGCTCCCAGATATGGCTTCGCCCCTGAAAGCGCTCCGCCAGAAATTGGCGCACCTGTTCCAGAGACCATTCCAAGGCGTAGACCTTCGCTTGAATCGCTGCCTGGACTTCGTGAACGGGAATGGGTGGCGGTAGCCATGGCTCAGAAACTTGTGGAAAACGGAGCTCATCCCCCCGTACCCCCCTATTAAGAGAATTGCTTTTAGCAAGAGCCGCCTCAAAGAGCTCACACTTCATACTTTTTCCTGAGGTGTAAACTTCCTGGCTATGGGGTTGTTTCAGCGTTCGCGAAGCGTTCCCAGAGGGAAATCGCCCCTCGCCAGTCGCGCCACCCTCCTGAAGGCCTGAAACTCCGGCAGATTCTACAGGTTTACACATTTCCTCAGGCCCACGGATTACCAAGCAATGTTCGGGATGCCAAAGTGCTAGGTTCTCCGAGCGATAGAGCGTCTTAGAACTGATGTGGGCTTCCCGCACGATCGCCTCTGCCCGTTGCTTGATGGCCGCTGGGAGTACCCCTCGTTCATGCAACGTCCGCATCGCCGCTCGAATCCGCTGCCGGGCATCCTCCGCTCGCTGGTCGTTCAAATTCAGAGATGGGGGGACTTTAGTTCTTGGGTCACGCTTCGGGTCGCTACCCAGGGGCCAGTAATAGTGCTGCACTGCTTTGCACCAGGCGCGGACCCGGGCGCGAATGTCTGACTGGTGGCGGCAGTATTGTCGGTAGCCAGGGAGATGAATCGCGGTGGTTAGCGTGTGCGCCATGAGGTCATCCCCTTCCAGCTCCAGGAAAACATGGCCATGACAGGCAATCACCTTGAGCAAATGATTCGTCTGATGATGGCCAGTCCAGCCGGTCTGAATATCCGTTTCCAAATCCTGTCGCCAGACCTCAACTTTGCTCAAGGGTGCCCGCGATCGCCGGGGTCGCTGGCGATGGTTGTCGCGGCCAATTTTGAGGGCGTGACGCAAGGCGTCCATATCCTGATGGGCTGCCGCTCCCTCCCAAAGCCAGAAGAACTGCTCCAGGTTGTCACCCATGGGATTCAAGTTGTCGTCTAGGAGACACGACCCGGTTCCTGGCTGTAGCGGCAGGCGATGACCGTTGTAGAGGATGATGCGTTCGACACCATAGGTCTTGACGTTGGGAAAAATCTCCAGCTGCCCCTTCGCGATCGCAAACCCTTGAACCTTGAAACATTCGTGCAGCGCCACCGCTAGATCAAAGGTTTTGACGGGTTCAGCCAGCGGCATATAGAGATGCAGACCATTGCTGTGGCTGGAACGCAGCAGAAGGGTGCGGGTGATGCCGATGGTTTCTAAAGCGGCGCGCACCTGTGCGATCGCCTCGGCAGTGCAATAAGGACTCCCAGCATCGATATCCAGCAAGGAATACAGTGTTTCATGGGTGAAGCGCACCCCGATGAGCTGCTCGGGGTCTTGCCACCGCTGCCATAGTAAACGCGGGCCGAGCGGGTGCTCCTTCACCGTCATCCACTGGGCTTTCTCGCCAGGAGCAGACGTGGAAGCCTGCAGGAAATCCCACGGGTGACGTCCAAAGCAATCCCATAGCTGTTGACCGAGGAAACTGGTGGGGGAAGGCTTCAGCGGAAAAAACGGAATACCTTTCGGTTTCGATCGCGGCGGTTGGACGTGAACAGTCGTCATAGCTGTACTCCAGGGATTCAATTGTGAGAACGGTTAGGGAATTGGGTGTGGCGATCGCCATGCAACCGCTTAAAATCCAGGCACACGAAGCTGTCAGGGAACACGGCGAGATTCCCCTTGCACGCATCGAATCGCGTGAGTAGTATTTGAGGCTGACATCTACAAAGCCTGAAGTCACATCAACCCAGTGACAGTGGCTGAGTAAAGGCAGACAAGACGATGACAAAACCTGGGCGGGACTGTCATCGTTTTGTTTTTTTAGAAAGCCGGATTGTTTTTACATCGTGCTCACCTCCTTCAAGGTCACACCGAGACTTCCTGTGCCATATCAGCCCAATACTCAAGCAGCCGTTTGTTCTGACTCAACGCTGATAGAAACACACCAACAGACGAGGACGCGTTCACGAAGTGTTTCCGGAGGAAAATCGTAGGTGGCGTTAGCACTGTCCCCGACAAATTCTTGAATCCGCTCAACCTCCCAGCCTTCGAGCGGGGGGGCTTCCTCGCCAACCTCGGGTAGGCATTCATCAGGCTCCGGCTAGGTCAGCGCAAAGTCTTCACTGCTGATGCAGAGATACATCAACCGCTGGTCGCCTACTTGACGTAAAGGCATTTGGGCGGCTGCACCATCTGGCGTCAACACCGCTACG from Leptolyngbya sp. SIO1E4 carries:
- a CDS encoding TetR/AcrR family transcriptional regulator gives rise to the protein MPSSEQQRDVLLAAATAEFAAKGFEATSAQGIASAAGVSKAKIFYYFDNKEELYARVLDRTLQPLLAPLESAPQASSAEAFWNSLEAGLNFAFEFSRDPQAAALVRDLYRRGGDSASLLRLLDRARAAIGNWLRNGRQLGAVRTDLPVPILAEAVVGALVHVDRWLAEQTDADGTTEGLLSSTSLAALAHDALQQRTPSECEAEVAYAAEDVPRETDAYLDVSATVMRRVTLRNGRHQKPAPSFEREGFEIIAAPTVFTQPPSDSEARMTYGAIELALKERLGASFAWVFDHTVRHTEHTPGRRPPIRITHADYGRGAGVRRLWELLSRGEAERWADSRIVMANLWQSVAGVVHSTPLGFIDITSVRNEDFIPVTVHYADRDGEIGYYRPNEDHRWYWFPFLRPSESLLFKTFDALPGEHHWSCPHAAFTAPNAPQELAGRRTSIEFRILLAFEHDSRGAA